A region from the Candidatus Sulfotelmatobacter sp. genome encodes:
- the lysS gene encoding lysine--tRNA ligase, which translates to MSLAELMRQRQEKLERWRALGVPPYAYRFDVTHDAAQCLARGEAVTSEPGERVRVAGRVMALRGHGKAGFAHLLDRSGRIQLYFRADQLGEQFARYELLDVGDWIGVEGPLFRTRTGEITVRVDMLELLAKSMRPLPEKWHGLREPETRFRQRYADLFMNLEVREVFRRRSAMIAALRDGLTAHGYLEVETPVLQPLYGGAFARPFVTRHLALDMDLYLRISDELYLKRLIVGGLDRVFEFSRNFRNEGMDRSHNPEFTILEYYQAFADVHDMMALTEALVTDAIRRVRGGTVLPHDGGTLDFTPPWPRLSMLDAVSEKVGEPVHDLDRSRLEQIAARHGLGARPGTGAGGLLDELFGELVQPGLVRPTFVIDHPIEISPLARPSRTRPGVVERFELFIAGMELANAFSEQNDPEAQRAAFEAQAQRRASGDEEAHPMDLDYLRALEYGMPPTGGVGIGIDRLAMLVTDQRSIRDVILFPQLRPEEGRAEPHDEEEAEPSEAPSR; encoded by the coding sequence ATGTCGCTCGCCGAATTGATGCGGCAGAGGCAGGAGAAGCTCGAGCGCTGGCGGGCTCTGGGCGTGCCGCCCTATGCCTATCGTTTCGACGTCACGCACGACGCCGCGCAGTGTCTGGCGCGCGGCGAGGCGGTGACCTCCGAGCCGGGCGAGCGCGTGCGCGTCGCCGGCCGGGTCATGGCGCTGCGCGGCCACGGCAAGGCGGGATTCGCGCACCTGCTCGACCGCTCCGGCAGGATCCAGCTCTACTTCCGCGCCGATCAGCTCGGCGAACAGTTCGCGCGATACGAGCTGCTCGACGTCGGCGACTGGATCGGGGTGGAGGGCCCGCTGTTCCGCACCCGTACCGGCGAGATCACGGTGCGCGTCGACATGCTGGAACTGCTGGCCAAGTCCATGCGCCCGCTGCCCGAGAAGTGGCACGGGCTGCGCGAGCCCGAAACCCGCTTCCGCCAGCGCTACGCCGACCTGTTCATGAACCTTGAGGTGCGCGAGGTGTTTCGGCGGCGCAGCGCCATGATCGCCGCGCTGCGCGACGGGCTGACCGCGCACGGCTACCTGGAGGTCGAGACGCCGGTGCTGCAGCCGCTCTACGGCGGCGCTTTCGCGCGGCCATTCGTGACCCGCCACCTCGCGCTCGACATGGATCTCTACCTGCGGATCTCCGACGAGCTCTATCTCAAGCGCCTGATTGTGGGCGGACTCGATCGCGTGTTCGAGTTCTCTCGCAACTTCCGCAACGAGGGCATGGATCGCTCGCACAACCCCGAGTTCACGATCCTCGAGTACTACCAGGCGTTCGCCGACGTCCACGACATGATGGCGCTGACCGAGGCCCTCGTCACTGACGCGATCCGCCGGGTGCGGGGCGGGACCGTGCTTCCTCACGACGGCGGCACGCTCGACTTCACGCCGCCCTGGCCGCGGCTCTCGATGCTGGACGCGGTGAGCGAGAAGGTCGGGGAGCCGGTCCACGATCTCGACCGTTCGCGGCTCGAGCAGATCGCCGCGCGCCACGGGCTCGGCGCGCGTCCCGGCACCGGCGCCGGCGGGCTGCTGGACGAGCTGTTCGGCGAACTGGTGCAGCCGGGGCTCGTTCGCCCCACCTTCGTGATCGATCACCCGATCGAGATCTCGCCGCTCGCGAGGCCGAGCCGCACCCGGCCCGGAGTGGTCGAGCGCTTCGAGCTGTTCATCGCCGGGATGGAGCTGGCCAACGCCTTTTCCGAGCAGAACGACCCCGAAGCGCAGCGCGCCGCGTTCGAGGCGCAGGCGCAGCGCCGCGCGAGCGGCGACGAAGAGGCGCATCCCATGGACCTCGACTACCTGCGCGCGCTCGAGTACGGCATGCCGCCGACCGGCGGGGTCGGCATCGGCATCGATCGGCTGGCCATGCTGGTCACCGACCAGCGGTCGATCCGCGATGTGATCCTGTTCCCGCAGCTCCGGCCCGAGGAGGGCCGCGCCGAGCCTCACGACGAAGAGGAGGCCGAACCCTCCGAGGCGCCGTCGCGGTGA
- a CDS encoding FtsX-like permease family protein gives MRLSLWIAGRYLRTRRQSGFISLLTGISIGGVTVGVTALLTVLAVMNGFESEVQTRIAGTDAHVVLLGENTAAVKDADPLAASVAKLPGVAGVAPFVYTKAIVFHEGLTEGLVVKGVDLRAERTVTTIGKHIEPPLDSIPRMTPGGAPGIVLGSELAARLGTGPGQRVTLVSMVGARNSAMGFAPKLRAFQVVGIFTSGLYTYDSSFGFTSLPAAQDFFGYQDGVTGLEIRLDDMFDAPRMAARILAALHRPDLRSNNWIELNRNLFTWMKLEKVVMFVILALIVVVATFNIVSTLFMVVLEKRRDIGVLKSLGASDGLVLRVFLWKGLLIGAAGTFLGATLGVTLIEILRRYPFVKLPGDVYFIERLPVRPEWGDFAAVILAALSLCLIAALYPAWRASRLDPVEAIRGPV, from the coding sequence GTGAGACTCTCCCTGTGGATCGCCGGGCGCTATCTGCGCACCCGGCGACAGAGCGGATTCATCTCGCTGCTCACCGGGATTTCGATCGGCGGGGTTACGGTCGGGGTCACCGCGTTGCTCACCGTGCTGGCGGTGATGAACGGCTTCGAGAGCGAGGTCCAGACCCGCATCGCCGGCACCGACGCCCACGTCGTGCTGCTGGGGGAGAACACCGCGGCGGTCAAGGACGCCGATCCGCTGGCCGCCAGCGTCGCGAAGCTTCCGGGGGTCGCCGGCGTCGCGCCCTTCGTCTACACCAAGGCGATCGTCTTCCATGAAGGCCTCACCGAGGGCCTGGTGGTGAAGGGTGTGGATCTCCGCGCCGAACGCACCGTCACCACCATCGGCAAGCACATCGAGCCGCCGCTCGATTCGATTCCGCGCATGACGCCCGGGGGCGCTCCCGGCATCGTGCTGGGCTCGGAGCTCGCGGCCCGGCTCGGCACCGGGCCCGGCCAGCGCGTGACGCTGGTCTCGATGGTCGGCGCCCGGAACTCGGCGATGGGTTTCGCTCCCAAATTGCGCGCCTTCCAGGTGGTCGGGATCTTCACCTCGGGGCTCTACACCTACGATTCGAGCTTCGGCTTCACCTCGCTCCCGGCGGCTCAGGATTTCTTCGGCTACCAGGACGGTGTCACCGGGCTCGAGATCCGGCTCGACGACATGTTCGACGCGCCGCGCATGGCGGCGCGGATCCTGGCGGCGCTGCATCGCCCCGATCTGCGCAGCAACAACTGGATCGAGCTCAATCGGAATCTGTTCACCTGGATGAAGCTCGAGAAGGTGGTGATGTTCGTGATCCTCGCTCTGATCGTGGTGGTCGCGACCTTCAACATCGTCAGCACGCTGTTCATGGTGGTGCTCGAGAAGCGCCGCGACATCGGGGTGCTCAAGTCGCTCGGGGCCTCGGACGGCCTGGTGCTGCGCGTGTTCCTCTGGAAGGGACTGCTGATCGGCGCTGCCGGCACCTTCCTTGGCGCCACGCTCGGGGTGACGCTCATCGAGATCCTGCGCCGCTACCCGTTCGTGAAGCTTCCGGGTGACGTCTACTTCATCGAACGCCTGCCGGTTCGGCCAGAATGGGGCGACTTCGCCGCCGTGATTCTGGCCGCCCTGTCCCTGTGCCTGATCGCCGCCCTCTATCCCGCCTGGCGGGCCTCCCGACTCGACCCGGTCGAAGCCATCCGCGGCCCGGTGTGA
- a CDS encoding ABC transporter ATP-binding protein, with product MNRTVSDSTPVLVARGLEKRYRHGHEVLEVLRGLDLEVTRGMLLAIVGASGSGKSTLLNILGTLDRPDAGTVELEGRRLEGLSAPELARIRARRIGFVFQFHHLLPEFSAEENVMMPLLMTGQSTLEARARARELLGVLSLSGWRDHRPAELSGGEAQRVAVARALAASPDLVLADEPSGNLDSQTAQELHQLLTTLCRERHQTFVIATHNERLASAADRVLKLEAGRLRPME from the coding sequence GTGAATAGGACAGTATCGGACTCGACTCCCGTTCTGGTGGCACGCGGGCTCGAGAAACGCTACCGCCACGGGCACGAGGTGCTCGAGGTACTGCGAGGGCTCGATCTCGAGGTCACGCGCGGCATGCTTCTGGCTATCGTCGGAGCTTCGGGTTCGGGCAAGAGCACCCTGCTGAACATTCTTGGGACACTTGACCGGCCCGACGCGGGCACCGTCGAGTTGGAGGGTCGCAGGCTGGAAGGACTGTCCGCCCCGGAGCTGGCCCGGATTCGGGCCCGGCGGATCGGATTCGTGTTCCAGTTCCACCATCTGCTGCCGGAGTTCAGCGCCGAGGAGAACGTCATGATGCCACTCCTGATGACGGGTCAGTCCACCCTCGAAGCCCGGGCGCGGGCCCGGGAGCTGCTCGGCGTGCTCTCGCTCTCGGGTTGGCGCGATCATCGCCCGGCCGAACTCTCGGGTGGCGAGGCCCAGCGCGTGGCGGTGGCGAGGGCGCTGGCGGCGTCGCCGGATCTGGTCCTGGCGGACGAACCCAGCGGAAACCTCGACTCCCAGACCGCACAGGAACTCCACCAGCTCCTGACAACCCTCTGTCGCGAGCGACATCAAACTTTCGTCATCGCCACCCACAACGAACGCCTGGCGTCGGCCGCCGATCGAGTGCTCAAGCTCGAAGCGGGCCGCCTGCGTCCCATGGAATAG
- a CDS encoding UvrB/UvrC motif-containing protein: MLCQICGKSPATVHFTEIQDNKMSEIHVCDRCAEEKGMHASAKKHKFDIADLLAGMVDGMTSTEEERVGHVQCPRCGMLYSAFKETGRLGCAECYAAFQFQLRPLLRRIHGDTRHKGKKPARDHAGATRTRQIQRLHDELQRAVEREDFERAASIRDEIRRLEREAQVTTDPAEGRS, from the coding sequence ATGCTCTGTCAGATCTGCGGCAAGAGCCCGGCCACCGTGCACTTCACGGAGATCCAGGACAACAAGATGTCCGAGATCCACGTGTGCGATCGCTGCGCGGAGGAAAAGGGCATGCACGCCTCGGCGAAGAAGCACAAGTTCGACATCGCCGACCTGCTGGCGGGCATGGTGGACGGCATGACCTCGACCGAGGAGGAGCGCGTCGGGCACGTCCAGTGCCCGCGCTGCGGCATGCTGTATTCGGCCTTCAAGGAGACCGGCCGCCTGGGCTGCGCCGAGTGTTACGCCGCCTTCCAGTTCCAGCTCCGGCCGCTGCTGCGCAGGATCCACGGCGACACCCGCCACAAGGGCAAGAAGCCGGCGCGCGATCATGCCGGCGCCACCCGCACCCGGCAGATCCAGCGCCTTCACGACGAGCTGCAACGCGCCGTCGAGCGCGAGGACTTCGAACGCGCCGCCAGCATTCGCGACGAGATTCGCCGCCTGGAGCGCGAAGCGCAGGTGACGACCGATCCGGCGGAGGGGCGCTCGTGA
- a CDS encoding protein arginine kinase — protein sequence MSAERPNPPADFGDLLSRPSPWLSGDGPHAEMVLSTRMRLARNLQSVPFTHRARDEQLQGVMMSVTGAAQRAASFEGGLMLRMNELEPVERQILVERHLVSHELGDGVRPRGILIGSDQRLSLMINEEDHLRLQSMAAGFQLAEAWSLADDADDELEQGLDYAFSEEIGYLTSCPTNAGTGLRASVLIHLPALVLLEEIQRVLKSVAQVGLNVRGLYGEHSEVMGNLFQISNQTTLGRGEHDSIEQLDRVTRQIIGWEEKARERMMRDARVQVEDKVWRAYGTLRHCRSIQTREVINLCSAVRFGVALGLNGLCPLGVLNELLVITQPAHLQRAHGGQLQPAERNVVRADVVRERLAAAEREEPRRRRPNRE from the coding sequence GTGAGCGCGGAGCGTCCCAATCCGCCCGCCGACTTCGGCGACCTGCTGTCGCGACCGAGCCCCTGGCTCTCCGGCGATGGCCCGCACGCCGAGATGGTGCTGTCGACGCGCATGCGCCTCGCCCGCAATCTGCAGAGCGTGCCGTTCACGCATCGCGCCCGCGACGAGCAGCTCCAGGGCGTGATGATGAGCGTGACCGGCGCGGCTCAGCGCGCCGCATCGTTCGAAGGCGGGCTGATGCTGCGCATGAACGAGCTGGAGCCGGTCGAGCGGCAGATCCTGGTCGAGCGCCACCTGGTCAGTCACGAGCTGGGCGACGGCGTGCGCCCGCGTGGAATCCTGATCGGTTCGGACCAGCGCCTGTCGCTGATGATCAACGAGGAGGATCACCTGCGGCTTCAATCGATGGCCGCCGGGTTCCAGCTGGCGGAGGCCTGGTCGCTGGCCGACGACGCCGACGACGAGCTCGAGCAGGGTCTCGACTACGCGTTCTCGGAAGAGATCGGCTATCTCACCTCGTGCCCGACCAACGCCGGCACCGGACTGCGTGCCTCGGTGCTCATCCACCTGCCGGCGCTGGTGCTGCTCGAGGAGATCCAGCGGGTCTTGAAGAGCGTGGCGCAGGTGGGGCTCAACGTGCGCGGCCTGTACGGCGAGCACAGCGAGGTGATGGGCAATCTGTTCCAGATCTCGAATCAGACCACCCTCGGTCGCGGCGAACACGATTCCATCGAGCAACTCGATCGCGTGACCCGCCAGATCATCGGCTGGGAGGAAAAGGCGCGCGAGCGTATGATGCGGGATGCGCGAGTCCAGGTGGAGGACAAGGTGTGGCGGGCCTACGGCACGCTGCGTCATTGTCGCTCCATTCAGACCCGCGAAGTCATCAATTTGTGTTCGGCGGTGCGCTTCGGCGTGGCCCTGGGCCTGAACGGCCTCTGCCCGCTCGGAGTGCTCAATGAATTGCTGGTGATCACGCAGCCTGCGCACCTCCAGCGCGCTCATGGCGGGCAGCTTCAGCCGGCCGAGCGCAACGTGGTGCGCGCGGATGTGGTGCGCGAGAGGCTGGCGGCCGCGGAGCGGGAAGAGCCGCGCCGGCGCCGGCCGAATCGCGAATAG
- a CDS encoding ATP-dependent Clp protease ATP-binding subunit — translation MHDKFTERVRKVIYLAREEAARLQHDYIGTEHLLLGVIREGEGIAATVLNNLGLDLDRIRQEVENMVSASGGTMTIGEIPFTPRAKRVLELAVEEARSLGHNYVGTEHLLLGLIREGEGVAAKVLLELGVDRKRVREETLKLLGGTPSSSSSAEREERPETPALNQFGRDLTQLAREGKLDPVIGRDKEIERVIQVLSRRKKNNPVLIGEPGVGKTAIAEGLAQRIVSAQVPESLKNKRIVTLDLAAVVAGTKYRGQFEERLKTVMNEIRESKDTVIFIDELHTIVGAGGAEGAIDASNMLKPALARGELQCIGATTLDEYRKYIEKDGALERRFQPVMVDQPSIQDTIAILNGLRDKYEAHHGVKITDSAVVQAVKLADRYMNDRFFPDKAIDVIDEACARARLSVSTVPSEIHELEKKLEEVIKEKESAIRGQEYEKAARLRDREKELRARRNELKKSWSESKRDKEVQVDEELIASVLSVMTGIPVVKLAEEETQKLLRMEDELGRRVVGQAEAVAAVSRAVRRNRVGLRDPKRPIGSFIFLGPTGVGKTELARALAAFLFDDEDALIRIDMSEYMEKFSVSRLVGAPPGYVGYEEGGQLTEKVRRKPYSVVLLDEIEKAHPDVFNVLLQVLDDGVLTDSSRRRVDFKNTVIIMTSNLGGRQIVTGARNLGFKQAAAGAQQFAAIKSTVQDELKRTFNPEFLNRVDDVIVFHALSREDMANIVQILLGQVKERLRAQEIQLEIQPEAIELLIDKGFDPALGARPLKRAIQRLLEDPLAEFILRGQLPGGAGICVERRSDELAFEPAAAQKPAEAPAPAVPGR, via the coding sequence ATGCATGACAAATTCACGGAGCGGGTGCGAAAGGTCATCTACCTCGCGCGCGAGGAAGCGGCGAGGCTCCAGCACGACTACATCGGCACCGAGCATCTGTTGCTGGGTGTGATTCGCGAGGGCGAGGGCATCGCGGCCACCGTGCTGAACAATCTGGGGCTCGATCTCGATCGCATTCGCCAGGAAGTCGAGAACATGGTGAGCGCCTCCGGCGGCACCATGACCATTGGCGAGATCCCCTTCACGCCGCGCGCGAAGCGCGTGCTGGAGCTGGCCGTCGAGGAAGCTCGATCGCTGGGTCACAACTACGTCGGCACCGAGCACCTGTTGCTGGGGCTGATTCGCGAAGGCGAAGGCGTAGCCGCCAAGGTGCTGCTCGAGCTGGGCGTGGACCGCAAGCGCGTGCGCGAAGAGACCCTGAAGCTCCTGGGCGGCACGCCGTCTTCGAGCAGCAGTGCCGAGCGCGAGGAGCGTCCGGAGACCCCGGCCCTCAATCAGTTCGGTCGCGACCTCACCCAGCTGGCGCGCGAGGGCAAGCTGGATCCGGTGATCGGCCGCGACAAGGAGATCGAGCGCGTCATCCAGGTGCTATCGCGTCGCAAGAAGAACAATCCGGTGCTGATCGGCGAGCCGGGCGTCGGCAAGACCGCGATCGCCGAGGGGCTGGCGCAGCGGATCGTCTCGGCGCAGGTGCCGGAGAGCCTCAAGAACAAGCGCATCGTCACGCTCGACCTGGCGGCGGTGGTGGCCGGCACCAAGTATCGCGGTCAGTTCGAAGAGCGCCTGAAGACGGTGATGAACGAGATCCGGGAATCGAAGGACACCGTGATCTTCATCGACGAGCTGCACACCATCGTCGGCGCGGGCGGCGCGGAGGGCGCGATCGACGCGAGCAACATGCTCAAGCCGGCTCTGGCACGCGGCGAGCTCCAGTGCATCGGCGCCACCACCCTCGACGAGTACCGCAAGTACATCGAGAAGGACGGCGCGCTCGAGCGCCGCTTCCAGCCGGTGATGGTGGACCAGCCGAGCATTCAGGACACGATCGCGATCCTGAACGGGCTGCGCGACAAGTACGAGGCGCACCACGGTGTCAAGATCACTGATAGCGCGGTGGTCCAGGCGGTCAAGCTCGCCGATCGCTACATGAACGACCGGTTCTTCCCGGACAAGGCCATCGACGTGATCGACGAGGCGTGCGCGCGCGCGCGCCTGTCGGTGAGCACCGTGCCCTCCGAGATCCACGAGCTCGAGAAGAAGCTCGAGGAGGTCATCAAGGAGAAGGAATCGGCGATCCGTGGCCAGGAGTACGAGAAGGCCGCCCGGCTGCGCGACCGCGAGAAGGAGCTGCGCGCGCGCCGCAACGAGCTCAAGAAGTCGTGGTCGGAGTCCAAGCGCGACAAGGAAGTTCAGGTCGACGAAGAGCTGATCGCCTCGGTGCTCTCGGTGATGACCGGGATCCCGGTCGTGAAGCTGGCCGAGGAGGAAACTCAAAAGCTCCTGCGCATGGAGGACGAACTCGGCAGGCGCGTGGTGGGGCAGGCCGAAGCGGTCGCGGCCGTGTCCCGCGCGGTGCGCCGCAATCGAGTCGGCCTGCGCGATCCCAAGCGTCCAATCGGTTCGTTCATCTTCCTGGGTCCCACCGGCGTGGGCAAGACCGAGCTGGCGCGGGCGCTCGCGGCTTTTCTTTTCGATGACGAAGACGCGCTCATTCGGATTGACATGTCGGAGTACATGGAGAAATTCTCGGTTTCGCGCCTGGTGGGAGCACCGCCGGGCTACGTGGGGTATGAGGAGGGCGGGCAACTCACCGAGAAGGTGCGCCGTAAGCCCTATTCGGTGGTGCTGCTCGACGAGATCGAGAAGGCGCATCCCGACGTATTCAATGTGCTCTTGCAGGTGCTGGATGACGGCGTCCTCACCGACAGCTCCCGTCGGCGCGTGGACTTCAAGAACACCGTCATCATCATGACTTCGAATCTGGGCGGCCGGCAGATCGTCACGGGCGCGCGCAACCTGGGCTTCAAACAGGCGGCGGCCGGCGCTCAGCAGTTCGCGGCGATCAAGAGCACCGTCCAGGACGAACTCAAGCGCACCTTCAATCCGGAGTTCCTCAACCGGGTCGACGACGTGATCGTGTTCCACGCGCTCAGCCGCGAGGACATGGCCAACATCGTTCAGATCCTCTTGGGTCAGGTCAAGGAGCGACTGCGTGCACAAGAGATTCAACTCGAGATTCAACCCGAGGCGATCGAGCTCCTCATCGACAAGGGGTTCGACCCGGCGCTGGGAGCGCGCCCCCTCAAGCGGGCCATTCAGCGACTGCTGGAGGATCCGCTCGCGGAATTCATCCTGCGCGGGCAGCTTCCTGGCGGCGCCGGCATCTGCGTGGAGCGCCGCAGCGACGAGCTCGCCTTCGAGCCCGCTGCCGCCCAGAAACCTGCGGAGGCTCCCGCTCCTGCGGTCCCGGGTCGTTAG